A region of Paenibacillus sp. JNUCC-31 DNA encodes the following proteins:
- a CDS encoding toxic anion resistance protein, which translates to MSFSMEIPSQKEIQKVIEEEVKPVPAEVAELQQVANANVEMIMTLDLESLEKRKEILQSIDGFGMNTMRSSSEKNALLQVSVGHLSKTGDEGGQVAKGLTELHMQLKDLDPSVVDFAKTGFLGKLFNPLRAYFLKYQKADAVIADIVTSLDKGRSTLRNDNTTLEIEQQNLRELTKRLQKEIQLGVLMDESIDAQIEAAKVRNEDPEKVRFITEEVLFPLRQRVMDLQQMLVVNQQGIMAIEVVIRNNKELIRGVDRAKNVTISALKIAVTVASALYNQKIVLQKIELLNRTTNDLIAGTSKMLKDQGIAIQKQAYEASISVDTMKQAFTDVLSALDSISVYKQEALPRMRETINQFRELADTGEQQIQRLEKGQKLGL; encoded by the coding sequence ATGTCGTTTTCGATGGAGATACCTAGCCAGAAGGAAATTCAGAAGGTGATTGAGGAAGAAGTAAAACCCGTACCTGCCGAGGTAGCGGAGCTGCAACAAGTGGCGAATGCCAACGTGGAGATGATCATGACACTGGATCTTGAATCGTTGGAGAAACGCAAAGAGATTCTGCAATCCATTGACGGCTTTGGCATGAACACGATGAGATCATCTTCCGAGAAAAACGCGTTGCTTCAAGTCTCCGTTGGACATCTGTCCAAGACGGGAGACGAGGGCGGTCAGGTCGCCAAAGGCTTAACCGAGCTGCATATGCAGCTGAAGGATCTCGACCCGAGCGTCGTCGATTTTGCCAAGACCGGATTCCTTGGCAAATTGTTCAATCCGCTGCGGGCCTACTTCCTGAAATACCAGAAGGCGGATGCGGTAATTGCCGACATCGTGACCTCGCTGGATAAAGGCAGATCAACCTTGAGAAACGACAACACCACACTGGAGATTGAACAGCAAAATCTGCGGGAACTTACGAAACGATTGCAGAAGGAAATTCAGCTTGGCGTGCTCATGGATGAGTCGATTGATGCGCAGATCGAAGCTGCCAAGGTGCGTAACGAGGACCCGGAGAAAGTCCGCTTTATTACGGAAGAAGTCTTGTTCCCGCTGCGTCAGCGGGTCATGGATTTGCAGCAGATGTTGGTCGTGAACCAACAGGGCATTATGGCGATTGAAGTCGTGATCCGTAACAATAAGGAGCTGATCCGAGGTGTGGATCGAGCCAAAAATGTAACGATCTCGGCATTGAAAATTGCCGTTACTGTAGCGAGTGCTTTGTATAATCAGAAGATTGTATTGCAGAAGATTGAACTGCTTAACCGGACAACCAACGACCTGATCGCAGGTACGTCCAAAATGCTGAAAGATCAGGGCATTGCCATCCAGAAGCAAGCTTATGAGGCCAGCATTTCCGTTGATACGATGAAGCAGGCGTTCACGGATGTGCTTTCCGCGCTCGACTCTATCAGTGTGTATAAGCAGGAGGCCTTGCCACGGATGCGGGAGACCATTAATCAGTTCCGTGAACTGGCGGATACCGGGGAGCAGCAGATTCAGCGGTTGGAGAAAGGGCAGAAGTTGGGGTTATAA
- a CDS encoding SDR family oxidoreductase translates to MRLQDKVAVVTGAGSGMGKAIATLYAQEGAKVVVSDINEASAQAVAEDIKANGGEATVVVANVAKEEDIQNLIDTTVNTYGTVDILVNNAGIMDGMEPVADVLDDKWERVFAINTTSVMRATRKVLPIFLEKQKGVIVNIASAGGLNGGRAGAAYTASKHAVVGLTKNTGFMYAEQGIRCNAIAPGGVATNISSSMDGISPFGAGRQQLGMAINPRVGTSEEIAQVALFLGSDESSFVNGTVVTADAGWSSY, encoded by the coding sequence ATGAGACTTCAAGATAAAGTAGCTGTAGTAACAGGGGCAGGTTCAGGCATGGGTAAAGCAATTGCAACACTGTACGCGCAAGAAGGTGCTAAGGTGGTTGTATCGGATATCAATGAAGCTTCAGCGCAGGCGGTTGCTGAGGATATCAAGGCAAATGGTGGAGAAGCGACGGTTGTGGTTGCCAATGTGGCGAAGGAAGAGGATATTCAGAACCTGATCGATACGACGGTTAACACCTATGGAACAGTGGACATTCTGGTCAATAATGCAGGCATTATGGACGGCATGGAGCCAGTTGCCGATGTTCTGGATGACAAGTGGGAAAGAGTATTTGCAATCAACACGACCAGTGTCATGCGTGCGACACGCAAAGTGCTGCCAATCTTTCTGGAGAAACAAAAAGGAGTCATTGTGAATATCGCCTCAGCAGGTGGGTTAAACGGTGGACGAGCAGGTGCAGCCTATACAGCCTCCAAACATGCAGTGGTAGGATTAACGAAAAACACTGGCTTCATGTATGCCGAACAAGGCATTCGTTGTAATGCAATTGCTCCAGGTGGGGTGGCAACCAACATCAGTTCGTCCATGGACGGGATAAGCCCATTTGGTGCAGGGCGACAACAGCTGGGCATGGCGATCAATCCACGTGTAGGGACGAGTGAAGAAATTGCACAGGTGGCGCTGTTCCTTGGTTCGGATGAATCCAGCTTCGTGAACGGAACAGTCGTAACGGCAGATGCAGGATGGAGCTCTTACTAA
- a CDS encoding beta-L-arabinofuranosidase domain-containing protein produces the protein MIETKKGFLGPEHVDLLNGVFQTSQEVGERYLLTLDIDRFLAPCFEAHGLPAKKERYAGWEARTISGHSLGHYLSALAVTYQATGNETLKQTLDYAVSELASIQQTTGSGNIGGLSEEAFQMAFRAENIGGFNIGEYWVPWYSVHKIYRGLIDAYKLTGNQQALEVVTRFADWAVEGLLPMTEEQVQTMLQSEHGGMNEVFAHLYGITGKALYLEIANKFTHQLILRPLEHKQDDLQGKHANTQIPKVIGAAEIYNQDHTHESYRTAAEFFWDTTVHHRSYVFGATSISEHYEAKGMESLGIKTGESCCTHNMLHLTKQLYTWNHDSAYMDYYENAIYNHILGTQDPDTGNKTYFASTLQGHYKIYGTHDTAWWCCTGSGMENPGKYAEAIYFEDEQDLYVNLYIASQLDWRSQGLSLKLETDFPYSEKGTLTITEGSASANLRLRVPSWLQEPMTATVNGDTAHPYTRMEPGYLDIDRNWNAGDVITITLPMSLHQYTSRDDAHKVAFLYGPIVLAGALGSEGLPEDTIVDETALNPKTAPVPVIWTEQEDVSEWIKVVDASALTFEISKDVTSDGKPVKLIPFYDVHHEFYTVYWPFNDEGDALEKELNDITIDRVQPDGQQDEIGHLLDSNCRAEHHNGSYTDGRNKLHMWREAFGVSGAYFSYQLAVDGSVPNVLCVAYWGGDHSPFERKGTKYERTFHITVDGTVVGEQRIHMNKIGEVFYVTYDIPGKVTSGKDSVRVAFQALDDNGCAGKVVEVRTTRSKPESIFS, from the coding sequence ATGATTGAAACGAAAAAAGGTTTTTTGGGACCTGAGCATGTAGATCTGTTAAATGGCGTTTTCCAAACGTCACAAGAGGTTGGGGAACGTTATCTGTTAACACTGGACATTGATCGTTTTCTTGCGCCGTGTTTTGAAGCCCATGGATTACCTGCCAAAAAGGAACGGTACGCGGGTTGGGAAGCACGCACCATCAGCGGGCATTCTCTCGGACACTATCTGTCTGCCCTGGCTGTAACCTATCAGGCGACAGGGAATGAAACGCTAAAACAAACCCTGGATTATGCCGTCAGCGAGCTTGCATCCATTCAACAGACAACAGGCAGCGGGAACATCGGCGGATTGTCCGAAGAAGCTTTCCAGATGGCTTTTCGAGCAGAAAATATTGGTGGCTTCAACATCGGCGAGTACTGGGTACCTTGGTACAGTGTACACAAAATCTACCGCGGTCTGATTGACGCTTATAAATTAACGGGGAATCAGCAGGCACTTGAGGTGGTAACACGTTTTGCAGACTGGGCGGTAGAAGGCTTGCTGCCGATGACAGAAGAACAGGTACAGACGATGCTTCAAAGTGAGCACGGGGGCATGAATGAAGTATTTGCACATTTGTATGGGATTACGGGCAAAGCCTTATATCTTGAGATAGCTAACAAGTTCACCCATCAATTGATTCTCAGACCGCTCGAACACAAGCAGGACGATCTTCAGGGCAAACATGCCAATACGCAGATTCCGAAAGTCATCGGTGCAGCCGAAATTTACAATCAGGACCATACCCATGAGAGTTATCGGACAGCGGCGGAGTTTTTCTGGGATACCACGGTTCATCATCGTTCTTACGTGTTTGGTGCGACGAGTATTTCCGAGCATTATGAAGCCAAAGGTATGGAAAGTCTGGGCATCAAAACCGGAGAGAGCTGCTGTACCCACAACATGTTGCATTTGACGAAACAACTCTATACTTGGAACCACGACAGTGCCTATATGGATTATTATGAAAACGCTATCTACAATCATATTCTGGGCACACAGGACCCGGATACGGGGAACAAAACGTACTTTGCGTCAACGCTGCAAGGCCACTACAAAATCTATGGTACTCACGATACCGCCTGGTGGTGCTGCACAGGATCTGGCATGGAGAACCCGGGCAAATACGCCGAGGCGATCTATTTCGAGGATGAACAGGATCTGTACGTCAACCTGTATATCGCTTCACAGCTGGACTGGAGATCCCAAGGTCTATCGCTGAAGCTCGAAACCGACTTTCCTTATTCGGAAAAGGGTACCCTGACGATCACCGAAGGCAGCGCTTCGGCCAATCTTAGACTACGTGTGCCCTCATGGCTGCAAGAGCCAATGACGGCAACGGTCAACGGGGATACGGCGCATCCGTATACCCGGATGGAACCCGGATACCTCGACATCGACCGCAATTGGAACGCAGGCGATGTCATCACCATCACGCTGCCGATGTCGCTCCACCAATACACGTCCCGGGATGATGCGCACAAGGTGGCATTCCTGTACGGTCCGATTGTACTGGCAGGGGCTTTGGGAAGCGAAGGGCTGCCCGAGGATACCATCGTGGACGAAACAGCACTGAATCCCAAGACCGCACCTGTTCCTGTAATCTGGACAGAGCAGGAGGACGTGAGCGAATGGATCAAGGTGGTAGACGCAAGTGCGTTAACATTTGAGATCAGCAAGGATGTCACCTCGGATGGCAAACCGGTGAAGCTGATTCCGTTCTATGATGTACATCATGAGTTCTATACGGTATATTGGCCGTTCAACGATGAAGGGGATGCGCTGGAAAAGGAATTAAATGATATCACCATCGACAGGGTACAGCCTGACGGACAGCAGGATGAGATTGGACATCTTCTGGATAGCAATTGCCGTGCGGAACATCATAACGGTTCCTATACAGACGGCCGCAACAAGCTGCATATGTGGCGGGAAGCATTTGGTGTCAGCGGGGCCTATTTCAGCTACCAGCTGGCGGTGGATGGTTCCGTACCGAACGTTCTATGCGTGGCATACTGGGGCGGGGATCATTCTCCTTTTGAACGAAAGGGTACGAAGTATGAGAGAACATTTCATATCACTGTCGATGGAACGGTAGTCGGTGAACAGCGGATTCATATGAACAAGATTGGCGAAGTGTTCTACGTTACCTATGATATCCCTGGGAAGGTTACGTCAGGCAAAGATAGCGTTCGGGTTGCATTCCAGGCATTGGACGACAACGGCTGTGCCGGGAAAGTCGTGGAAGTACGTACAACGCGTAGCAAACCGGAGTCCATCTTTTCGTAA
- a CDS encoding carbohydrate ABC transporter permease, protein MKQQHVPVTVKPNRERQHRMTAAVLSVVLQGLGQLYNRQWIKGICFLILEAVGLAYLIPRLNQAVWGVWTLGEQTQRFVKVNGSTVLQQGDHSIFLLLNGIIVLLVFFVFLLLYIFNIRDAYLTGKLREEGKQATGASASLRYLLDKQFPYLFLSIPALGILFFTIMPILFTITLAFTNYSAPDHIPPAKLVDWVGFKTFTDLVQLKSWSHTFFGVLTWTVIWAILATVTTYFGGVLVALLIEQKGIRFKKVWRTIFILPYAIPQIISLLLMRNLFNGQFGPINTYMKAFGLEGLPWLTDPFWAKVTVVIVNMWIGIPVSMVLILGVLTAIPRDLYEAAEVDGASGFQKFRIITLPFIMFATTPVLIMQFAGNFNNFNVIFLLTNGNPLRGDYQYAGSTDLLVTWLYKLTLDNNKFNMASAVGIIIFLIIASFSIWNFRRSKSFKEEDMIQ, encoded by the coding sequence ATGAAACAACAGCATGTTCCAGTCACTGTTAAGCCGAATAGAGAAAGACAGCATCGCATGACAGCAGCTGTGTTGTCCGTTGTCCTCCAAGGACTTGGACAGTTGTATAACCGTCAGTGGATCAAGGGAATCTGTTTTCTGATCTTAGAGGCAGTGGGACTCGCCTATCTGATTCCCCGTTTGAATCAGGCCGTATGGGGCGTATGGACGCTGGGCGAGCAGACGCAGCGTTTCGTCAAGGTCAATGGATCAACGGTGCTGCAGCAGGGCGACCACTCCATCTTTTTGCTGCTCAACGGAATCATAGTACTTTTGGTATTTTTCGTTTTTCTTCTTCTGTATATCTTCAATATTCGGGATGCGTACCTCACGGGAAAATTAAGAGAGGAAGGCAAGCAGGCCACCGGAGCTTCTGCTTCCCTGAGATATCTGCTCGATAAACAATTTCCGTATCTTTTCTTATCCATCCCTGCACTGGGCATCCTGTTTTTCACGATTATGCCGATTTTGTTTACGATTACCTTGGCCTTCACCAATTACTCGGCACCGGATCATATTCCGCCCGCCAAGCTGGTGGACTGGGTCGGTTTCAAGACATTCACGGATCTGGTCCAGCTTAAATCGTGGAGCCATACCTTCTTTGGGGTATTAACGTGGACCGTGATCTGGGCCATTCTGGCAACGGTCACCACGTATTTCGGCGGGGTGCTGGTTGCGCTTCTTATTGAACAAAAGGGTATTCGCTTCAAAAAGGTGTGGCGGACGATCTTCATTCTTCCTTATGCCATTCCGCAGATTATCTCACTGCTTCTGATGCGTAACCTGTTCAACGGACAGTTTGGTCCGATTAATACGTATATGAAGGCTTTTGGCCTCGAGGGGTTGCCATGGTTAACTGATCCATTCTGGGCAAAAGTTACTGTTGTTATTGTAAACATGTGGATCGGAATCCCGGTCAGCATGGTGCTCATACTGGGCGTGCTGACGGCGATTCCACGGGATTTGTATGAAGCGGCTGAGGTAGACGGTGCGTCCGGATTTCAGAAGTTTCGCATTATTACGCTTCCTTTTATCATGTTCGCTACGACACCGGTGCTCATTATGCAATTTGCCGGGAATTTCAACAACTTCAATGTCATCTTCCTGCTAACAAACGGCAATCCGCTGCGTGGTGATTATCAATACGCGGGATCAACCGATCTTCTCGTGACCTGGTTGTATAAATTAACGTTGGATAACAACAAGTTCAATATGGCTTCGGCGGTCGGCATCATTATTTTCCTGATTATTGCGTCGTTCTCCATCTGGAATTTCCGTCGTTCCAAATCGTTCAAGGAGGAGGACATGATCCAATGA
- a CDS encoding Uma2 family endonuclease: protein MAKPDNKGIYTFQDWLTWEGAWELINGKAYGTSPAPTSLHSFIVGELHFSLRTFFQNRKCFVFVAPFDVYFSENEQYDVPDHVVQPDLSVVLYQKYGVNEYGIVDPGNQTVHVYTLEEGSYQNRHLYTEQETIQSELYPELEIPLRNLFKLN from the coding sequence GTGGCCAAACCGGATAATAAAGGCATCTATACTTTTCAGGATTGGCTGACTTGGGAGGGTGCATGGGAATTAATTAACGGGAAAGCCTATGGCACGTCTCCAGCACCCACCTCATTACACTCGTTTATTGTGGGTGAGCTGCACTTCTCATTGCGTACTTTTTTTCAGAATCGAAAATGTTTTGTATTTGTTGCCCCCTTTGACGTGTATTTCAGCGAGAATGAACAGTATGACGTACCTGACCATGTTGTCCAACCGGATTTATCGGTGGTTCTGTATCAGAAATATGGTGTGAATGAATATGGGATTGTTGATCCTGGGAATCAGACCGTTCATGTGTACACATTGGAAGAAGGCAGTTACCAAAACCGTCATCTGTACACGGAGCAAGAAACGATTCAATCGGAGTTATATCCGGAACTGGAGATTCCGCTTCGGAATTTATTCAAGCTGAATTAG
- a CDS encoding vWA domain-containing protein, which yields MAKKGKFFFISIMMLLLVFGLVYAGITLTSNVGKSSTQVTTENAGKELGKLYADIAPATAEPVKGQIDLDPVDVAESLPDISKFPITVENTTNDYVEIFSSIEKAGTGADGWLTEVTEEFNKANITVGGKQVSVKLRNIASGTAADYIKSGKYVPDAFTPSNELWGEMVAASGVKTDLVSKRLVGNVPGIVISKAKYDALVDTYGSVNVKTVTEAIANNELAMGYTDPFASSTGLNFLVTALNTYDSSNPLGKKAIEGFEKFQANVPFTASTTIQMREAAKSGRLDAFVLEYQTYVNTADLKSGYVFTPFGVRHDSPLYALGQLPQNKQEIIKKYAEFVTQAKYQQSAEEFGFNGLQDYKSELATVDGDTLLSAQKVWKEKKNGSKPIAAVFVTDVSGSMDGEPLNRLKESLRKGQKFLGTDNSIGLVSYSSGVTVNLPIAKYDTNQQSMFVGTVDSLQAGGGTATFDGIVVAMKMLEDYMAANPNVKPLIFVLSDGETNEGHTLKDIRDLVETYKVPIYTIGYNADIKALESISSINEAASINADTDDVVYKIGNLFNVQM from the coding sequence ATGGCGAAGAAGGGGAAGTTTTTTTTCATATCGATCATGATGCTGTTGCTCGTGTTTGGCCTGGTATATGCAGGGATTACGCTGACATCGAACGTTGGTAAATCCAGTACACAGGTGACGACAGAGAATGCAGGCAAAGAATTAGGGAAGCTGTATGCGGACATTGCACCGGCAACGGCTGAACCGGTCAAAGGACAGATCGATCTCGATCCGGTCGATGTGGCAGAGTCTCTGCCGGATATCTCCAAATTCCCGATTACGGTCGAGAATACAACGAATGATTATGTAGAGATTTTCTCTTCGATTGAGAAGGCGGGAACCGGAGCCGATGGCTGGTTAACCGAAGTAACCGAGGAGTTCAACAAGGCTAACATTACCGTTGGTGGCAAACAGGTCTCAGTGAAATTACGCAATATCGCATCCGGTACGGCTGCTGATTATATCAAGTCTGGCAAATATGTGCCTGATGCATTTACCCCTTCGAATGAGTTATGGGGCGAGATGGTGGCCGCGAGCGGTGTAAAGACAGATCTCGTATCCAAAAGACTGGTGGGGAACGTTCCCGGTATTGTGATCTCCAAAGCCAAATATGATGCACTGGTCGACACGTACGGCTCGGTTAATGTAAAAACCGTGACCGAAGCGATAGCCAACAACGAACTTGCAATGGGGTATACCGATCCGTTTGCCAGTTCCACGGGGCTAAACTTTCTCGTGACTGCACTCAACACATATGATAGCTCTAATCCGCTCGGAAAGAAGGCCATTGAGGGTTTTGAGAAGTTCCAGGCCAATGTGCCGTTTACAGCATCAACCACCATTCAGATGCGTGAAGCAGCCAAGTCGGGGCGTCTGGACGCCTTTGTACTGGAATATCAGACTTACGTAAACACCGCAGATCTGAAAAGCGGATACGTCTTTACACCGTTTGGCGTAAGACATGATAGCCCGCTGTATGCACTGGGACAATTGCCACAGAACAAGCAGGAGATCATCAAGAAGTATGCGGAATTCGTAACCCAAGCGAAGTATCAACAATCGGCTGAAGAATTTGGATTCAACGGCTTGCAGGATTACAAGTCCGAGTTGGCCACAGTAGATGGCGATACGCTGCTGTCTGCGCAGAAAGTATGGAAAGAGAAAAAGAACGGCAGCAAACCGATCGCAGCCGTATTTGTCACCGACGTGTCTGGAAGCATGGACGGCGAACCGCTGAACCGACTCAAGGAATCCTTGCGCAAAGGTCAAAAGTTCCTGGGCACAGACAACAGTATCGGCCTCGTCTCTTACTCCAGCGGGGTGACTGTGAACCTGCCGATTGCGAAGTATGATACGAATCAGCAGTCCATGTTTGTCGGTACGGTGGATAGCCTGCAAGCGGGTGGCGGTACGGCAACCTTCGATGGCATCGTTGTAGCGATGAAGATGCTGGAAGATTATATGGCTGCCAATCCGAATGTGAAACCGCTAATCTTTGTCCTCAGTGATGGCGAGACCAACGAGGGTCATACCCTGAAGGATATCCGTGATCTGGTCGAGACGTACAAAGTACCGATCTACACGATTGGTTACAATGCGGACATTAAAGCTTTAGAGAGCATTTCCAGCATTAACGAAGCGGCGAGCATTAACGCGGATACTGACGACGTGGTGTACAAAATCGGTAACCTGTTCAACGTGCAGATGTAA
- a CDS encoding sugar ABC transporter substrate-binding protein, translated as MRKWQQAALAGFMALALTACSSGGGGAAPTTTDSGETGETIVTAENIQPEEGASLVIWEDKNQRSFIEERAKKFEEEYGVTVKIEELPPTDQVTKLTTDGPAGLAADVVVFPHDKIGSASEAGLILPNDIFEQQTTQSTSDNAVKAVTFKDILYGYPYSVETYALFYNKKLYPEAPKSFDDIISFAKTFNDTKNNKYTLMWELQQFYYNFAYLASQGGYIFGDEGMNSEDIGLNNEGAIKGGQFLQTLKSEVLPVKMGDVNYDIKKGLFSSGKLAMDINGPWSIADYRNAGIDFGVAPLPAIEGKPMTSFSGVKAYYVNAFTTYPNAAKLFAAYLSSAESQMVNFELNGTLPANKDVAADPKIQGDEITKAFLEQFNNSTPMPSLPAMDNVWGPISAAITDIWDGGKDVKTSLDNAVKQVKESLATVQ; from the coding sequence ATGAGAAAATGGCAGCAAGCAGCACTTGCAGGTTTCATGGCACTTGCACTTACCGCATGTTCAAGCGGAGGTGGAGGCGCTGCGCCGACCACAACAGACAGCGGTGAGACTGGGGAAACCATAGTGACCGCGGAAAATATTCAGCCAGAAGAGGGCGCGAGCCTTGTCATATGGGAGGATAAAAATCAGCGCAGCTTTATCGAGGAGCGTGCGAAGAAATTTGAAGAGGAGTACGGCGTTACTGTAAAGATCGAGGAATTGCCGCCGACCGATCAAGTGACCAAGCTCACTACGGACGGACCCGCAGGATTGGCTGCGGATGTAGTCGTTTTCCCGCATGACAAGATTGGTAGCGCTTCAGAAGCTGGACTGATCTTGCCGAACGATATTTTTGAGCAACAGACCACACAATCTACCAGTGACAATGCGGTTAAAGCCGTAACTTTCAAAGACATCTTATACGGATATCCCTACAGCGTAGAAACCTATGCGTTATTTTATAACAAAAAGCTTTATCCCGAAGCACCGAAATCATTTGATGACATTATCAGCTTTGCCAAAACCTTTAATGACACCAAAAACAACAAGTACACTCTGATGTGGGAACTCCAGCAATTTTATTACAACTTTGCTTATCTGGCTTCTCAGGGCGGATATATCTTTGGCGATGAAGGCATGAACAGCGAGGACATTGGCCTCAACAATGAGGGAGCTATCAAGGGTGGTCAGTTCCTGCAAACGCTGAAATCGGAAGTACTGCCTGTGAAAATGGGCGATGTGAACTATGACATCAAAAAAGGTCTATTTTCAAGTGGAAAACTGGCCATGGATATTAACGGACCTTGGTCCATCGCCGATTATCGCAATGCTGGCATTGACTTCGGTGTGGCTCCACTCCCGGCCATTGAAGGCAAACCGATGACCTCCTTCTCTGGAGTCAAGGCGTATTACGTCAATGCATTTACAACCTATCCGAATGCTGCCAAGCTGTTTGCGGCCTATCTCTCCAGTGCCGAATCCCAGATGGTCAACTTTGAGCTGAACGGAACGCTCCCGGCCAATAAAGACGTGGCGGCAGATCCGAAGATTCAAGGGGATGAAATCACGAAGGCATTCCTTGAGCAATTCAACAACTCCACCCCAATGCCTTCGCTTCCTGCCATGGATAACGTATGGGGTCCCATCAGCGCGGCAATTACCGACATATGGGATGGAGGCAAGGATGTAAAAACCTCTCTGGATAACGCAGTGAAACAAGTCAAGGAGAGCCTTGCAACCGTCCAATAA
- a CDS encoding TetR/AcrR family transcriptional regulator: MDRRIKKSKAALKDALIQLMQKQSFKEISITDIVQLADLNRGTFYRHYQYKEDLFNEIIDDIIKDLVFSYREPYLDKEIFEVSHMPSSAIKIFEHVHQHAQFYTLVVKSEASSNFQQMICDVLRDLALQDLNEVFPSHINRELLASYQSHAIFGMIIEWIRQEFKHSPAYMAEELFKIINFKPGDMVVQSTLK; encoded by the coding sequence ATGGATCGAAGAATCAAGAAATCCAAAGCGGCACTGAAGGATGCCCTCATCCAATTGATGCAAAAGCAGTCATTCAAAGAAATATCCATTACCGATATCGTACAGCTGGCGGATCTGAATCGGGGAACCTTTTATAGACACTATCAATACAAGGAAGACCTGTTCAATGAGATCATCGATGACATCATTAAGGATCTGGTCTTCTCCTATCGTGAACCTTATCTGGATAAAGAAATATTTGAAGTAAGTCATATGCCCTCTTCGGCAATCAAAATTTTCGAACATGTACATCAGCATGCGCAATTCTACACCCTTGTCGTGAAATCGGAGGCATCGTCCAATTTTCAGCAGATGATCTGCGATGTTCTGCGTGACCTTGCCCTTCAGGACCTAAACGAAGTCTTTCCGTCCCACATCAATCGCGAGCTGCTGGCAAGTTATCAATCCCATGCGATCTTTGGCATGATTATTGAATGGATTCGGCAGGAATTCAAACATAGCCCCGCTTATATGGCAGAAGAATTATTCAAAATCATTAATTTCAAACCCGGTGATATGGTGGTTCAGTCTACCCTAAAATGA
- a CDS encoding LacI family DNA-binding transcriptional regulator: MITIKDIAKLAGVSPSTVSRVISNHPRISSETSLKVKQIMKEMNYHPNMMAKSLVSKTTQTLGIMLPRPAEELFQNYFFGELLRGIITHATRMNYELLLSTETSSSDELNAISRLVHGRRVDGILLLGSKREDPIISFLEAEKFPFVLIGRSETHPDAPMVDNNNVQTAFDATTHLIAQGHKRVGFVSGPPDLTLSHDRLLGYKNALEEAGLDANNDWIVEGEFLQESGFRSMSLFMSLPDRPTALVVIDDNVAFGVLRALAELGYNVPEDISVVSFNNIALSELASPPLSSIDIGTYQLGYTAVQVLLKILNGEQLPQNPVIIPHRLIVRDSSLFTLSGNP, from the coding sequence ATGATTACAATCAAAGATATTGCCAAATTGGCGGGTGTATCCCCTTCTACGGTCTCACGGGTTATTTCCAACCATCCCAGAATAAGTTCGGAAACATCACTCAAAGTGAAGCAAATCATGAAAGAAATGAATTATCATCCAAATATGATGGCTAAAAGCCTTGTTTCCAAAACGACTCAAACCCTGGGTATCATGCTGCCCCGACCTGCTGAAGAGCTGTTTCAGAACTACTTTTTCGGAGAATTGCTTCGGGGAATCATTACCCATGCCACCCGCATGAATTATGAACTTCTTCTCTCAACGGAAACGTCTTCCAGCGATGAATTGAATGCCATATCTCGCCTGGTACATGGGCGGCGCGTGGATGGCATTTTGCTGCTTGGCTCCAAACGGGAAGACCCGATTATTTCGTTTTTGGAGGCGGAAAAGTTTCCTTTTGTACTGATTGGCCGCAGCGAAACGCATCCTGATGCTCCGATGGTGGACAATAACAATGTACAGACGGCTTTCGATGCAACCACACATCTGATTGCCCAAGGGCATAAACGAGTTGGATTTGTTAGCGGACCACCAGACTTGACGTTGTCTCATGATCGCCTGCTTGGATACAAAAATGCGCTTGAAGAAGCGGGTCTTGATGCTAACAATGACTGGATCGTGGAGGGAGAATTCTTGCAGGAAAGCGGCTTCCGGTCGATGTCCCTGTTCATGTCGCTACCCGACAGGCCCACCGCCCTCGTTGTTATTGACGACAATGTTGCCTTTGGCGTACTTCGCGCTTTGGCCGAATTGGGATATAACGTTCCTGAAGATATAAGTGTTGTGAGCTTCAACAATATTGCCTTGTCGGAACTTGCATCGCCGCCGCTTAGTTCGATTGATATCGGAACTTATCAGCTGGGCTATACCGCGGTTCAGGTACTGTTGAAAATTCTGAATGGGGAGCAGCTGCCTCAGAACCCGGTCATCATCCCGCACCGCTTAATTGTTCGAGATTCGTCCCTGTTTACGCTGTCCGGGAACCCTTAA